One part of the Arabidopsis thaliana chromosome 1 sequence genome encodes these proteins:
- the IQD27 gene encoding IQ-domain 27 (IQ-domain 27 (IQD27); CONTAINS InterPro DOMAIN/s: IQ calmodulin-binding region (InterPro:IPR000048); BEST Arabidopsis thaliana protein match is: IQ-domain 26 (TAIR:AT3G16490.1); Has 770 Blast hits to 761 proteins in 32 species: Archae - 0; Bacteria - 0; Metazoa - 5; Fungi - 5; Plants - 754; Viruses - 0; Other Eukaryotes - 6 (source: NCBI BLink).), with protein sequence MGRAARWFKGMFGTKKSKDRSHVSGGDSVKGGDHSGDFNVPRDSVLLGTILTDTEKDQNKNAIAVATATATAADAAVSAAVVRLTSEGRAGDIIITKEERWAAVKIQKVFRGSLARKALRALKGIVKLQALVRGYLVRKRAAAMLQSIQTLIRVQTAMRSKRINRSLNKEYNNMFQPRQSFDKFDEATFDDRRTKIVEKDDRYMRRSSSRSRSRQVHNVVSMSDYEGDFVYKGNDLELCFSDEKWKFATAQNTPRLLHHHSANNRYYVMQSPAKSVGGKALCDYESSVSTPGYMEKTKSFKAKVRSHSAPRQRSERQRLSLDEVMASKSSVSGVSMSHQHPPRHSCSCDPL encoded by the exons ATGGGCAGAGCAGCAAGATGGTTTAAGGGCATGTTTGGCACGAAGAAGAGTAAAGATAGAAGCCACGTTTCCGGCGGAGACTCCGTCAAAGGCGGCGACCATTCCGGCGACTTCAATGTTCCTAGGGACTCTGTTTTGTTGGGAACTATTTTGACGGATACAGAGAAAGATCAGAACAAGAACGCAATTGCGGTTGCAACCGCTACGGCCACTGCCGCAGACGCAGCGGTTTCGGCGGCTGTGGTTAGACTGACAAGTGAAGGAAGAGCGGGAGATATCATCATCACGAAGGAGGAGCGGTGGGCTGCGgtcaaaatacaaaaagtctTCAGGGGCTCTTTG GCGAGGAAAGCATTAAGAGCTTTGAAAGGTATAGTGAAGCTACAAGCATTAGTGAGAGGATACTTAGTAAGGAAACGCGCGGCCGCAATGTTGCAGAGCATACAAACTTTGATCAGAGTCCAAACCGCTATGCGATCAAAACGCATCAATCGCAGCCTCAACAAAGAGTACAACAACATGTTTCAACCTCGACAATCCTTT GATAAGTTTGATGAAGCAACGTTCGATGACAGAAGAACAAAGATTGTAGAGAAGGACGATAGATACATGAGAAGATCAAGTTCAAGATCAAGATCTAGACAAGTGCACAATGTTGTTTCAATGTCTGACTATGAAGGCGATTTTGTTTACAAAGGGAATGATTTGGAGTTGTGTTTCTCGGATGAGAAGTGGAAGTTTGCTACCGCGCAGAACACGCCGAGATTATTGCATCACCATTCTGCTAATAATCGCTATTATGTAATGCAGTCTCCAGCTAAGAGTGTTGGTGGAAAGGCTTTGTGTGACTATGAAAGCAGTGTGAGTACTCCTGGCTACATGGAGAAAACTAAGTCCTTTAAGGCAAAAGTGCGTTCACACAGCGCACCGCGCCAGCGATCTGAGAGGCAGAGGTTGTCGCTAGATGAAGTTATGGCCTCTAAGAGTAGCGTTAGCGGTGTGAGTATGTCGCATCAGCATCCACCACGCCATTCTTGTTCCTGTGATCCGCTTTAA
- the ABO5 gene encoding ABA Overly-Sensitive 5 (ABA Overly-Sensitive 5 (ABO5); CONTAINS InterPro DOMAIN/s: Pentatricopeptide repeat (InterPro:IPR002885); BEST Arabidopsis thaliana protein match is: proton gradient regulation 3 (TAIR:AT4G31850.1); Has 51797 Blast hits to 15079 proteins in 304 species: Archae - 5; Bacteria - 58; Metazoa - 616; Fungi - 900; Plants - 48174; Viruses - 0; Other Eukaryotes - 2044 (source: NCBI BLink).): MKLLRRRFFNSVNTITRPNRRHYATKYVAKVTSSSPSGRSLSAEVSLPNPLPADVRGYPLPRRHLICRATNLITGASNLSDAFSDLSDYLSSLSLSLTPDEASEILKSLNSPLLAVEFFKLVPSLCPYSQNDPFLYNRIILILSRSNLPDRFDRVRSILDSMVKSNVHGNISTVNILIGFFGNTEDLQMCLRLVKKWDLKMNSFTYKCLLQAYLRSRDYSKAFDVYCEIRRGGHKLDIFAYNMLLDALAKDEKIDQACQVFEDMKKRHCRRDEYTYTIMIRTMGRIGKCDEAVGLFNEMITEGLTLNVVGYNTLMQVLAKGKMVDKAIQVFSRMVETGCRPNEYTYSLLLNLLVAEGQLVRLDGVVEISKRYMTQGIYSYLVRTLSKLGHVSEAHRLFCDMWSFPVKGERDSYMSMLESLCGAGKTIEAIEMLSKIHEKGVVTDTMMYNTVFSALGKLKQISHIHDLFEKMKKDGPSPDIFTYNILIASFGRVGEVDEAINIFEELERSDCKPDIISYNSLINCLGKNGDVDEAHVRFKEMQEKGLNPDVVTYSTLMECFGKTERVEMAYSLFEEMLVKGCQPNIVTYNILLDCLEKNGRTAEAVDLYSKMKQQGLTPDSITYTVLERLQSVSHGKSRIRRKNPITGWVVSPL; encoded by the exons ATGAAGCTTCTCCGCCGCCGTTTCTTCAACTCCGTCAATACAATCACCAGACCTAACCGACGTCACTATGCCACAAAGTATGTCGCCAAAGTCACTTCATCATCTCCCTCCGGCCGATCTCTCTCCGCCGAAGTTTCTCTTCCTAATCCTCTTCCCGCCGACGTACGTGGCTACCCTCTACCTCGCCGTCATCTAATCTGCCGAGCCACAAATCTCATCACCGGAGCCTCTAATCTCTCCGATGCTTTCTCTGATCTCTCTGATtacctctcttctctctcactctcactCACACCCGACGAAGCTTCAGAGATTCTCAAATCCCTAAATTCACCTCTCCTCGCCGTGgaatttttcaaattagtCCCTTCTCTTTGCCCTTACTCACAAAATGACCCTTTCCTTTACAATCGTATCATCTTAATCCTCTCAAGGTCAAATCTTCCAGACAGATTCGATCGTGTTCGTTCGATTCTCGATTCCATGGTGAAATCAAACGTCCATGGAAACATATCAACTGTGAATATCTTAATAGGTTTCTTTGGTAACACGGAAGATTTACAAATGTGTTTAAGATTGGTGAAGAAATGGGATTTAAAGATGAACTCTTTCACTTACAAGTGTCTCCTTCAAGCTTACTTAAGATCTCGTGATTATTCTAAAGCTTTTGATGTGTATTGTGAGATTAGAAGAGGAGGACATAAACTTGACATCTTTGCTTACAATATGTTGCTTGATGCTTTAGCTAAAGATGAAAAG ATTGATCAGGCTTGTCAAGTTTTTGAAGATATGAAGAAGAGGCATTGTAGAAGAGATGAGTATACTTACACGATTATGATCAGGACTATGGGGAGGATTGGGAAGTGTGATGAAGCTGTTGGTTTATTTAATGAGATGATTACTGAAGGGCTTACGCTTAATGTTGTTGGTTATAATACTTTGATGCAAGTTCTTGCGAAAGGCAAAATGGTTGATAAGGCGATTCAGGTTTTCTCTAGAATGGTGGAAACGGGTTGTCGGCCGAATGAGTATACGTATAGTcttcttttgaatcttttaGTTGCTGAAGGTCAGCTTGTGAGGTTAGATGGAGTTGTGGAGATTTCGAAAAGGTATATGACTCAGGGGATATATTCTTATTTGGTTAGAACGTTGAGCAAGTTAGGGCATGTAAGTGAGGCTCACAGGCTGTTTTGTGATATGTGGAGCTTCCCTgtgaaaggagagagagatagtTACATGTCGATGCTTGAGAGTTTGTGTGGTGCGGGTAAAACCATTGAAGCGATAGAGATGTTGAGCAAGATTCATGAGAAAGGTGTGGTAACTGATACTATGATGTATAACACTGTGTTCTCGGCGCTCGGGAAGCTAAAGCAAATATCTCATATTCATGATCTctttgagaaaatgaaaaaggacGGTCCTTCTCCGGATATATTCACCTATAATATACTTATCGCTAGTTTTGGCCGGGTAGGAGAAGTTGATGAGGCTATTAACATATTTGAGGAGCTTGAGAGGAGTGATTGTAAACCCGACATTATTTCTTACAACTCTTTGATTAATTGTTTGGGGAAGAACGGTGATGTTGATGAAGCCCATGTGAGATTCAAGGAGATGCAAGAAAAAGGATTAAACCCTGATGTGGTCACATACAGCACTCTGATGGAATGTTTTgggaaaacagagagagtCGAAATGGCGTATAGTTTGTTCGAAGAGATGCTTGTTAAAGGGTGTCAACCAAACATTGTAACGTACAACATTTTGCTTGATTGTCTAGAGAAGAACGGGAGAACCGCAGAAGCAGTTGATCTATACTCAAAGATGAAACAGCAAGGACTCACACCGGATTCCATTACCTACACTGTGCTTGAACGGTTGCAGTCTGTCTCTCATGGAAAATCTCGTATCCGTAGGAAGAATCCGATAACGGGGTGGGTTGTCAGCCCTTTGTAG
- a CDS encoding B3 domain protein (unknown protein; BEST Arabidopsis thaliana protein match is: unknown protein (TAIR:AT1G10455.1); Has 29 Blast hits to 29 proteins in 4 species: Archae - 0; Bacteria - 0; Metazoa - 0; Fungi - 0; Plants - 29; Viruses - 0; Other Eukaryotes - 0 (source: NCBI BLink).) → MAQELDLELGLAPYDPWVLKKNLTESDLNNGFIILPKQDFEKIIRQMERGLVKNLGNGVEVKVHIIEEGPESDDYTLTLVKCRGNCMFRGGWYNMVKAKCYKPDDEIGLMWDKWSRRFLFHHIN, encoded by the coding sequence ATGGCTCAAGAACTCGATTTGGAATTGGGTTTAGCTCCATATGATCCATGGGTTCTAAAGAAGAATTTAACCGAGAGTGATCTTAATAATGGTTTTATTATTCTACCTaaacaagattttgaaaaaataattcgGCAGATGGAACGTGGTTTGGTCAAGAATTTGGGAAACGGTGTTGAAGTGAAAGTCCATATTATAGAGGAAGGTCCTGAATCTGATGATTACACATTAACACTGGTCAAGTGCAGAGGCAACTGTATGTTCAGAGGAGGATGGTACAATATGGTTAAAGCTAAATGTTACAAACCAGACGATGAAATTGGACTTATGTGGGATAAGTGGTCTCGAAGATTTTTATTTCACCATATTAActag
- a CDS encoding Insulinase (Peptidase family M16) protein (Insulinase (Peptidase family M16) protein; FUNCTIONS IN: metalloendopeptidase activity, ATP binding; INVOLVED IN: proteolysis, response to salt stress; LOCATED IN: in 6 components; EXPRESSED IN: 28 plant structures; EXPRESSED DURING: 16 growth stages; CONTAINS InterPro DOMAIN/s: Peptidase M16, zinc-binding site (InterPro:IPR001431), Peptidase M16, C-terminal (InterPro:IPR007863), Peptidase M16, N-terminal (InterPro:IPR011765), Metalloenzyme, LuxS/M16 peptidase-like, metal-binding (InterPro:IPR011249), Peptidase M16, core (InterPro:IPR011237); BEST Arabidopsis thaliana protein match is: mitochondrial processing peptidase alpha subunit (TAIR:AT3G16480.1); Has 6114 Blast hits to 5997 proteins in 1482 species: Archae - 10; Bacteria - 3458; Metazoa - 684; Fungi - 568; Plants - 250; Viruses - 3; Other Eukaryotes - 1141 (source: NCBI BLink).) yields MYRTAASRARALKGVLTRSLRPARYASSSAVAETSSSTPAYLSWLSGGSRAALTSLDMPLQGVSLPPPLADKVEPSKLQITTLPNGLKIASETTPNPAASIGLYVDCGSIYEAPYFHGATHLLERMAFKSTLNRTHFRLVREIEAIGGNTSASASREQMSYTIDALKTYVPEMVEVLIDSVRNPAFLDWEVNEELRKMKVEIAELAKNPMGFLLEAIHSAGYSGPLASPLYAPESALDRLNGELLEEFMTENFTAARMVLAASGVEHEELLKVAEPLTSDLPNVPPQLAPKSQYVGGDFRQHTGGEATHFAVAFEVPGWNNEKEAVTATVLQMLMGGGGSFSAGGPGKGMHSWLYRRVLNEYQEVQSCTAFTSIFNDTGLFGIYGCSSPQFAAKAIELAAKELKDVAGGKVNQAHLDRAKAATKSAVLMNLESRMIAAEDIGRQILTYGERKPVDQFLKSVDQLTLKDIADFTSKVISKPLTMGSFGDVLAVPSYDTISSKFR; encoded by the exons ATGTATCGCACGGCAGCTTCACGAGCCAGGGCTCTTAAG GGAGTTCTTACTCGTAGTTTGAGACCAGCGCGTTATGCTAGTTCTAGTGCTGTTGCGGAGACGAGTTCGTCAACGCCGGCTTACTTGAGCTGGTTGAGTGGTGGGTCTCGTGCTGCGCTTACTTCATTGGATATGCCTCTACAAGGTGTTTCTCTTCCTCCGCCGCTTGCTGATAAAGTCGAGCCGAGCAAACTTCAGATCACTACTCTTCCAAATGGTCTTAAGATAGCCTCAGAGACGACTCCG AATCCGGCAGCTTCGATTGGTTTATATGTTGATTGCGGTTCTATTTATGAGGCGCCTTATTTCCATGGAGCTACACATTTGCTTGAAAGAATGGCTTTCAAGAGCACGTTGAACAGAACTCATTTTCGTCTTGTGAGGGAAATTGAGGCTATTGGAGGCAACACATCCGCTTCTGCGTCTCGAGAGCAAATGAGTTACACTATTGATGCTCTTAAGACCTATGTCCCTGAAATGGTTGAAGTTCTTATTGACAGTGTTAGAAACCCTGCTTTCTTGGACTGGGAAGTGAATGAAGAG CTACGGAAGATGAAGGTAGAGATAGCGGAACTTGCAAAGAACCCTATGGGTTTCCTCTTGGAGGCCATTCATTCTGCTGGTTACTCTGGTCCATTGGCAAGTCCTCTGTACGCACCGGAGTCTGCTTTAGATAGATTGAATGGGGAGCTCTTGGAAGAGTTTATGACT GAGAATTTCACTGCTGCACGGATGGTATTGGCGGCAAGTGGAGTAGAACATGAGGAACTTTTAAAAGTTGCTGAGCCATTAACTTCTGACCTTCCTAATGTACCACCCCAATTGGCTCCAAAATCTCAGTATGTCGGTGGAGATTTTCGCCAACATACTGGTGGAGAG GCTACACACTTTGCGGTTGCTTTCGAGGTGCCTGGCTGGAATAACGAGAAAGAAGCAGTCACCGCCACTGTTCTCCAG ATGCTTATGGGAGGAGGTGGCTCATTCTCTGCGGGAGGTCCTGGAAAAGGAATGCACTCGTGGCTTT ATCGCCGTGTTCTAAACGAATATCAGGAGGTTCAGTCATGCACTGCATTCACTAGCATCTTTAACGACACCGGGTTGTTTGGAATCTATGGTTGCTCG AGTCCTCAATTCGCTGCAAAAGCAATTGAATTAGCAGCTAAAGAACTCAAAGATGTTGCAGGAGGAAAAG TTAACCAGGCACATCTTGATCGTGCCAAGGCAGCCACAAAATCTGCAGTTCTGATGAATTTGGAATCTCGG ATGATTGCAGCAGAAGACATTGGTAGACAGATACTTACATACGGAGAGAG GAAACCAGTTGATCAATTCTTGAAGTCAGTAGACCAACTAACCTTGAAAGACATTGCAGACTTCACCAGCAAGGTTATTTCAAAGCCTTTGACAATGGGTTCCTTTGGAGATG tGTTGGCTGTTCCGAGCTATGACACAATAAGCAGCAAATTTCGttga
- a CDS encoding Insulinase (Peptidase family M16) protein (Insulinase (Peptidase family M16) protein; FUNCTIONS IN: metalloendopeptidase activity, ATP binding; INVOLVED IN: proteolysis, response to salt stress; LOCATED IN: mitochondrion, plasma membrane, plastid, mitochondrial respiratory chain complex III, membrane; EXPRESSED IN: 26 plant structures; EXPRESSED DURING: 16 growth stages; CONTAINS InterPro DOMAIN/s: Peptidase M16, zinc-binding site (InterPro:IPR001431), Peptidase M16, C-terminal (InterPro:IPR007863), Peptidase M16, N-terminal (InterPro:IPR011765), Metalloenzyme, LuxS/M16 peptidase-like, metal-binding (InterPro:IPR011249), Peptidase M16, core (InterPro:IPR011237); BEST Arabidopsis thaliana protein match is: mitochondrial processing peptidase alpha subunit (TAIR:AT3G16480.1); Has 5945 Blast hits to 5839 proteins in 1469 species: Archae - 10; Bacteria - 3395; Metazoa - 673; Fungi - 538; Plants - 242; Viruses - 3; Other Eukaryotes - 1084 (source: NCBI BLink).): MYRTAASRARALKGVLTRSLRPARYASSSAVAETSSSTPAYLSWLSGGSRAALTSLDMPLQGVSLPPPLADKVEPSKLQITTLPNGLKIASETTPNPAASIGLYVDCGSIYEAPYFHGATHLLERMAFKSTLNRTHFRLVREIEAIGGNTSASASREQMSYTIDALKTYVPEMVEVLIDSVRNPAFLDWEVNEELRKMKVEIAELAKNPMGFLLEAIHSAGYSGPLASPLYAPESALDRLNGELLEEFMTENFTAARMVLAASGVEHEELLKVAEPLTSDLPNVPPQLAPKSQYVGGDFRQHTGGEATHFAVAFEVPGWNNEKEAVTATVLQMLMGGGGSFSAGGPGKGMHSWLYRRVLNEYQEVQSCTAFTSIFNDTGLFGIYGCSSPQFAAKAIELAAKELKDVAGGKVNQAHLDRAKAATKSAVLMNLESRMIAAEDIGRQILTYGES, from the exons ATGTATCGCACGGCAGCTTCACGAGCCAGGGCTCTTAAG GGAGTTCTTACTCGTAGTTTGAGACCAGCGCGTTATGCTAGTTCTAGTGCTGTTGCGGAGACGAGTTCGTCAACGCCGGCTTACTTGAGCTGGTTGAGTGGTGGGTCTCGTGCTGCGCTTACTTCATTGGATATGCCTCTACAAGGTGTTTCTCTTCCTCCGCCGCTTGCTGATAAAGTCGAGCCGAGCAAACTTCAGATCACTACTCTTCCAAATGGTCTTAAGATAGCCTCAGAGACGACTCCG AATCCGGCAGCTTCGATTGGTTTATATGTTGATTGCGGTTCTATTTATGAGGCGCCTTATTTCCATGGAGCTACACATTTGCTTGAAAGAATGGCTTTCAAGAGCACGTTGAACAGAACTCATTTTCGTCTTGTGAGGGAAATTGAGGCTATTGGAGGCAACACATCCGCTTCTGCGTCTCGAGAGCAAATGAGTTACACTATTGATGCTCTTAAGACCTATGTCCCTGAAATGGTTGAAGTTCTTATTGACAGTGTTAGAAACCCTGCTTTCTTGGACTGGGAAGTGAATGAAGAG CTACGGAAGATGAAGGTAGAGATAGCGGAACTTGCAAAGAACCCTATGGGTTTCCTCTTGGAGGCCATTCATTCTGCTGGTTACTCTGGTCCATTGGCAAGTCCTCTGTACGCACCGGAGTCTGCTTTAGATAGATTGAATGGGGAGCTCTTGGAAGAGTTTATGACT GAGAATTTCACTGCTGCACGGATGGTATTGGCGGCAAGTGGAGTAGAACATGAGGAACTTTTAAAAGTTGCTGAGCCATTAACTTCTGACCTTCCTAATGTACCACCCCAATTGGCTCCAAAATCTCAGTATGTCGGTGGAGATTTTCGCCAACATACTGGTGGAGAG GCTACACACTTTGCGGTTGCTTTCGAGGTGCCTGGCTGGAATAACGAGAAAGAAGCAGTCACCGCCACTGTTCTCCAG ATGCTTATGGGAGGAGGTGGCTCATTCTCTGCGGGAGGTCCTGGAAAAGGAATGCACTCGTGGCTTT ATCGCCGTGTTCTAAACGAATATCAGGAGGTTCAGTCATGCACTGCATTCACTAGCATCTTTAACGACACCGGGTTGTTTGGAATCTATGGTTGCTCG AGTCCTCAATTCGCTGCAAAAGCAATTGAATTAGCAGCTAAAGAACTCAAAGATGTTGCAGGAGGAAAAG TTAACCAGGCACATCTTGATCGTGCCAAGGCAGCCACAAAATCTGCAGTTCTGATGAATTTGGAATCTCGG ATGATTGCAGCAGAAGACATTGGTAGACAGATACTTACATACGGAGAGAG TTGA
- a CDS encoding O-methyltransferase family protein (O-methyltransferase family protein; CONTAINS InterPro DOMAIN/s: Winged helix-turn-helix transcription repressor DNA-binding (InterPro:IPR011991), Plant methyltransferase dimerisation (InterPro:IPR012967), O-methyltransferase, family 2 (InterPro:IPR001077), O-methyltransferase, COMT, eukaryota (InterPro:IPR016461); BEST Arabidopsis thaliana protein match is: O-methyltransferase 1 (TAIR:AT5G54160.1); Has 3640 Blast hits to 3636 proteins in 588 species: Archae - 1; Bacteria - 1016; Metazoa - 113; Fungi - 837; Plants - 1547; Viruses - 0; Other Eukaryotes - 126 (source: NCBI BLink).) has protein sequence MISLQTSGGSSEEEDMLLAIQLGGLNFVPYIVKTARELDLFEIMAKARPLGSYLSPVDLASMAAPKNPHAPMMIDRLLRFLVAYSVCTCKLVKDEEGRESRAYGLGKVGKKLIKDEDGFSIAPYVLAGCTKAKGGVWSYLTEAIQEGGASAWERANEALIFEYMKKNENLKKIFNESMTNHTSIVMKKILENYIGFEGVSDFVDVGGSLGSNLAQILSKYPHIKGINFDLPHIVKEAPQIHGVEHIGGDMFDEIPRGEVILMKWILHDWNDEKCVEILKNCKKALPETGRIIVIEMIVPREVSETDLATKNSLSADLTMMSLTSGGKERTKKEFEDLAKEAGFKLPKIIYGAYSYWIIELYPN, from the exons ATGATTTCTCTACAAACTTCCGGAGGAtcaagcgaagaagaagatatgttaTTAGCCATACAACTAGGCGGGCTAAACTTTGTCCCGTACATTGTAAAAACTGCTAGAGAACTAGATTTGTTCGAGATTATGGCTAAGGCCAGACCTTTAGGGTCCTATCTCTCACCGGTGGATTTGGCTTCCATGGCTGCGCCGAAAAATCCACACGCTCCAATGATGATTGATAGATTGCTACGTTTCCTTGTGGCATATTCGGTGTGCACGTGTAAGTTGgtgaaagatgaagaaggacGAGAGTCTAGAGCATACGGATTAGGAAAAGTTGGAAAGAAGTTGATTAAGGATGAAGACGGATTTTCAATTGCGCCCTATGTGCTAGCTGGCTGTACAAAAGCCAAGGGAGGTGTATG GTCTTACCTTACGGAGGCAATACAAGAAGGCGGAGCATCGGCATGGGAGCGAGCTAATGAGGCATTGATCTTTGAATACatgaagaaaaatgagaatttaaagaaaattttcaatgaaTCGATGACGAATCATACATCAATAGTAATGAAGAAAATACTAGAGAATTACATTGGTTTTGAAGGTGTGAGTGACTTTGTAGATGTAGGAGGAAGCTTAGGCAGTAATCTTGCCCAAATCCTCTCCAAGTACCCACATATCAAAGGCATCAACTTCGACTTGCCTCACATAGTCAAAGAAGCTCCCCAAATTCATG GCGTGGAACACATTGGTGGTGATATGTTTGATGAAATTCCACGAGGCGAAGTTATATTGATGAAG TGGATACTTCATGATTGGAACGATGAAAAATGTGTGGAGATACTAAAAAACTGTAAGAAAGCATTACCGGAAACTGGGCGAATAATTGTAATTGAAATGATAGTACCCCGAGAGGTATCAGAAACCGATCTTGCAACCAAGAACTCACTCAGTGCAGATTTGACGATGATGAGCTTAACGTCTGGAGGCAAAGAGAGAACCAAAAAGGAATTTGAAGATCTAGCTAAGGAAGCTGGCTTTAAGCTCCCAAAGATTATTTACGGCGCGTATTCTTATTGGATCATTGAATTATATCCTAATTGA